GTTTGATAATCAAAAGGCTTTGCAGCATTTTCTCACGGCATTGGACATGGATCCCAACAACTATCAGGCGCTGTGGAAAGGGGCGCGCGCCTATGCCGATGTGGGCCGGACATTTGAACACCAGGAAAAGAACAGGGCCAAGTTGATGTATCAAACAGGCGACAGCCTGGCGCGCAAATGCGTGGCGCTTTATCCGGATTCCGCTGATGCGCATTTTGCGCTGGCGTTGTGCGTCGGGCGGGTTGCGCTGTTCGAGGGCGGCAAAACCAAGATTCGCTTGTCAAAGGAAGTCAAGCAAGAAGCGGATCTGGCCGTGGCTCTGCAACCCACGCATGATGCGGCGTATCACATTCTCGGCCGCTGGCATTATAACATCGCGACGTTGGGTTGGGCGTTGAAGGCGGTGGCTAAAATCGTTTACGGCGGAGTGCCTCCCGGCGCTACGCTGGCAGAAGCCGCGAAAATGTTTGAGCGCGCGCTCGCCCTCAACGGCGAGAAACCGGTGCATCGGTTGGAATACGGCCGAACGTTAATCGCGTTGGAGCAGTATGACGAGGCCAGAGTCCAACTGCAAGAGTGCATGGCACTGCCGCAAGCGCAATGGGACGATGACATGAGCAAGGCCGAAGCCGCCCGCTTGCTGAAAACGATTGCCGGTAAACACGACAAGAAAGACGAAACGTGATGCGCCTCGGCTCGCGCAGCCTTAGCGCAGGCCGTAAATTTCGAATTCCGGGGAAAAGGCCAGATGCAGCTTGAGATGAACGCCGTCGTGCGTCAATTTCAACTCATGCTCGCCATCGTCGATGTTGGGCGCGATGCGAAACAAGAATTTCTGCCTGCCGATATCGAGATTGATCGGCTCCAGATCGTTGACTTTTTTCCGGATTTCATCCAAAATATTTTCCAAATCAAAATTGAGCGATTTGCCGAGATTCGGCAGGAAGCTTTTGTTGATCAACTCCCGCACAAAGGTTTTGAAAAATTTCGGAATCACCGGCATTTCGATTTCTTTGATGACCGCCTTGTGCAGCATCAATTTGTTGTGCGCAATCATCGGCTGGCACGTCAAAACCAGCCGCGTTCCGCCGAAGCTAAAATCGCCGCCCGGGCTTAACGCGATTCTGCCGGCCAACTGCATGGCAATGTGCAGGTGATGGCCGGCGCCATACTTCAAAGACAATTTGACGGCGCTGAGCGGATCGGCGGGATGTTGTGTGTAGCGAAAGCGTTTAAACAAACGAACTTCGCCCGGCTCCAATTGAATCACAATACGCTCGGGAACCGGAATTTCATTGTAATCGAGTTTCAACGCGAGGTGAATCGAAGCGTGGTGCATGGCTGAGTCTTTCGTTTATCAGAGCTGCGCGGGTTGTTTGCCGGCAACACCGCATTCGTGCAACGGCGGCGCCTCGCCTTCTGCAATGCGAAACAGATCGACATCATGTGGGGGCTTGCTGGTATAGCCGCGCCAGAGAATGGGAAGCCAGCCCAAAATGGGCAGAAAAAAAGCAAAGCTCAGGGGCCGCTTTAAGAATGCTTGAATGCCCGACAGCAAACTGATTTCCCACGGGCCGTTGTCATTTTCAAGGCTGCGCCGCTCCACTTCTGCAAACAGAGAAGGCCAGAAAAACGGCAAAAAATATGGGAATCGTTTCACGTTTTTTCGGCAGCCGGCAAAAAATTCTTTGGCCGCGTAAGGCCTCCGGCCGTACGCTTTCACCGCGTGCTGTAACTCCTCCTGCATTTGCCGGCGGATGCGTTCCGTCAACTCCTGCACTTCGGTTTCCGTGATCTTATCCAGCGGTTTATCAATCATCTCATAAGGTTTGATGCGCTTGCCCATCACATACGTGAGTTTGGCGGGAAAACCAAAGTAAAACA
The Cytophagia bacterium CHB2 genome window above contains:
- a CDS encoding tetratricopeptide repeat protein — protein: MMKWLIYTTLALAFCAASAWARQEDGVEREILLGNEAYGKFDNQKALQHFLTALDMDPNNYQALWKGARAYADVGRTFEHQEKNRAKLMYQTGDSLARKCVALYPDSADAHFALALCVGRVALFEGGKTKIRLSKEVKQEADLAVALQPTHDAAYHILGRWHYNIATLGWALKAVAKIVYGGVPPGATLAEAAKMFERALALNGEKPVHRLEYGRTLIALEQYDEARVQLQECMALPQAQWDDDMSKAEAARLLKTIAGKHDKKDET